Genomic DNA from Streptomyces sp. AM 2-1-1:
CGGCTTGGCGAGCAGCTCCTCCGCGAGCTCGACGGTGAGCTCGTCCGGCGCCAGGTCCTCGGGGACGTCGGCGCGCTGGTGGCCCTCGGAGTCCTTCTCGCCCCGCTCGATGTACGGCCCGTAGCGGCCGACACGGAGCTTGATGTCGTTGCCGACGGGGAACGAGGAGATCTCCCGGGCATCGATGGCACCGAGGTCGGTGACGAGTTCCTTCAGGCCGCCGAGGTGGTCGCCGTCGCCGTTGCCCGCGTCGGAGGCCCGCCCCGCACCGGCCGTGTCCTCGCCCGCGCCGAAGTAGAAGCGCTTCAGCCACGGCACGGACTGGGCCTCGCCCCGCGCGATGCGGTCGAGGTCGTCCTCCATCCGCGCGGTGAAGTCGTAGTCGACCAGCCGGCCGAAGTGCTTCTCCAACAGGTTGACGACGGCGAAGGAGAGGAAGGACGGGACGAGCGCCGTGCCCTTCTTGAAGACGTAACCGCGGTCGAGGATGGTCCCGATGATCGAGGCGTACGTCGACGGGCGGCCGATCTCGCGCTCTTCGAGCTCCTTGACCAGCGAGGCCTCGGTGTAACGGGCCGGAGGCTTGGTGGCGTGGCCGTCGGCGGTGATCTCCTCGGCGGAGAGCGCGTCGCCCTCGGCGACCTGCGGCAGCCGGCGCTCGCGGTCGTCCAGCTCGGCGTTCGGGTCGTCCGCGCCCTCGACGTACGCCTTCATGAAGCCGTGGAAGGTGATCGTCTTGCCGGAGGCGGAGAACTCGGAGTCCCGGCCGTCGCTCGCCCGGCCGCCGATCTTGACGGTGACGGAGTTGCCGACCGCGTCCTTCATCTGGGAGGCGACGGTCCGCTTCCAGATCAGCTCGTAGAGACGGAACTGGTCGCCGGTCAGGCCGGTCTCGGCCGGGGTGCGGAAACGGTCGCCGGAGGGGCGGATCGCCTCGTGCGCCTCCTGCGCGTTCTTGACCTTGCCGGCGTAGGTACGCGGCTTCTCCGGCAGGTAGTTCGCGCCGTACAACTGCGTGACCTGTGCCCGGGCGGCGGTGACGGCCGTCTCCGAGAGGGTCGTGGAGTCCGTACGCATGTAGGTGATGAAGCCGTTCTCGTACAGCTTCTGCGCGACCTGCATGGTCGCCTTCGCCCCGAAGCCCAGCTTGCGGCTCGCCTCCTGCTGGAGGGTGGTCGTGCGGAACGGGGCGTACGGCGAGCGCCGGTACGGCTTCGACTCGACCGAGCGGACCGCGAAGGTGGAGTCGGCGAGGGCGGCTGCCAGGGCGCGGGCATTCGTCTCGTCCAGGTGCATGACCTGGCCGGAGGCGGCCTTCAGCTGCCCGTCCGCGCCGAAGTCGCGGCCCTGGGCGACGCGGCGCCCGTCGACCGTGCTGAGGCGGGCGATCAGGGTGGACGGGTCCGAGGCGTCCCCGGTGCGACCGGTGGCGAAGGTGCCCGTCAGGTCCCAGTACGAGGCGGAGCGGAAGGCGATGCGCTCGCGCTCCCGCTCGACGACGAGCCGGGTGGCGACGGACTGGACACGCCCGGCCGACAGCCGGGGCATGACCTTCTTCCACAGGACCGGCGAGACCTCGTAGCCGTAGAGGCGGTCGAGGATGCGGCGGGTCTCCTGGGCGTCGACCATCCGCTGGTTGAGCTCGCGCGGGTTGGCGACGGCGGCCCGGATCGCGTCCTTGGTGATCTCGTGGAAGACCATCCGGTGGACCGGCACCTTGGGCTTCAGGACTTCCTGGAGGTGCCACGCGATGGCTTCGCCCTCGCGGTCCTCATCGGTGGCGAGGAAGAGTTCGTCGGACTCGGCCAGCAGCTGCTTGAGCTTCCTGACCTGCGCCTTCTTGTCGGCGTTGACGACGTAGATGGGCTGGAAGTCGTTGTCGACGTCGACCCCGAGCCGCCGGACCTCGCCGGTGTACTCGTCGGGGACCTCGGCGGCGCCGCTCGGGAGGTCACGGATGTGCCCGACGCTCGCCTCGACGACGTATCCGGGGCCGAGATAGCCCTTGATCGTCTTCGCCTTGGCGGGCGACTCGACGATGACGAGTCGGCGGCCGCCTTGTGCGGTCTCGCTGGTCGGGGACAACTTCGCTCTTCTCTCCGGTCGGCACTCGATGCGCATCCGCACGGCGGCGATGAGCCACTGGCGGTGCTGTCGCTGCGGAGTGTGACGGTACATCCCGCCCCCGTGTCAAACGGCAAAAGCCCGCAACGGCCACTCGAACGGTAACCCGACTTCCGGCATTCCTGCCGCCCGGACTGTCCGTTCCGCACCGCGTGCGGCCGCTGCCTGCGGATTTCGGGGTGCCGGCGAAGGGGCGTGGGAAGGCTCCCGAGGAGATGCGACGGGTACAGGGACGAGCGCCGCACGCGGCCGGTGGCGACGGGCGGGAGGTGCGGATCCGGTCGGACACGTCGATTCAGATGCCGGTGAGGACCCACACACCGAGGACGAGGAAAAGTACGCCGAAGACCGTCGACAGCACGGCGGCGGGGACGGGGCTCACTCCGTGGGCCACCGGCGCGCGGCGAACCGTGCGCGCCCCCGTCCAGAGGAGGAGCGCCACGCCGAACACCGCGAAAACCGATCCCGCGAGGACCGCCGGTCCGCTCTCCATGTCTCCGCACCCCTGTCCTGGCCCGCCGCCGGGCCGGGCCGCCCCGGCCCGTCCGGACCCTGCCGGTCCGGCTCGCCCGCCGGGACGCGCAGAGGGAGGCTGCCACCCCCGGGCGTCGACGACGCGAACCCTGGGTGAACGGCCGCCCCGCGCGTGCGGGAGAGGGCCGAGGGGCGTGAGGCGGTGGGCGGAGAAAGGGCCGGGGAGGAGGACGGGGAGAGGTTCCGGGAGGGGGCCGGGCGGGGGCCGGGAGGGGGGTTCCAGGGAGCAGGGCCGGGAGAGGGGACGGGGAGGAAGGGCCGGGAGGAAGCCGGGAGGGGGCGCCAGCGGCCGTATGCCTGGTTCGCGCCGGTCGCGTGCGGCTGAACGTACGGCCTGCCGACTCCGTACCCGAGCCCGCCCTGACGTCCTGACACCCCTGACGCCCTGACGCCCTGACGCCCTGACGCCCTGACGCCCTGACGCCCTGACGATTGTCTACTGACTCCTCGACGATGGTCTGCCGACCCCTGGGCCAAGAACGCAGGTCAGACGATGGGGCCCGTTCCGTCCGGTCCCGGCGCCACCGGCTCCAGGAAGCCCTCCTCGACCAGCAGCCGGATGGCCTGCGGGGTGCGGTCCCGCAGCAGCACCGGGTCCTCCCCCATCAACTGGGCGATGGCGTCCAGAATCCGGCCGGCCGGCAGCGAACCGTCGCAGACGCCCGCGAACCCCGCGCCGACCGAGTCGACCTTGGTGGCCCGGCGCATCCCGCGGTGCTGACGGAGCACCACGTGTTCCGGGTCCTCCGCGCCCGGCAGCCCGACCTGCTCCTGCACGACCTCCTCGGCGAGCGTGAAGTGGCCGGCGAGCAGCGAGGCGTCGTCCTGGGCCCGCAGGTAGTCCTGGCGGGCGAAGTGGGCGAGGACGGCCGGGCCGAGGGGCTGCTCGATCGAGTGCGGCCACTCCTCGACGACGACCGACGGCTTCCCGGCAGCGGCGGCGGCGGACTTGCGTACCGTGATCCAGCCAAACCCGACTGCCGTGGTCCCGCGCGCCTCGAAGGCGTCGAGCCATGACTCGTACCGTGCGGTGTACTCCGCCGGATCGGAGCGATGGTCGCCGCTGTCGCGCAGCCAGAGTTCGGCGTACTGCGTGATGTCCTGAACCTCACGCTGCACGATCCAGGCGTCACAGCCCTCCGGCACCCAGGAACGGAGCCGGTCCTGCCACTCCTCGCCCTCCACGTGCTGCCAGTTGGCGAGGAACTGGGCATAGCCGCCGTCGTTCAGCCGGTCGCCCGACTGCTGGACCAGGGTGCGGCAGAGGTCGTCGCCGCCCATGCCGCCGTCGCGATAGGTGAGGCGGGCGCCGGGCGAGATGACGAACGGCGGATTCGAGACAATCAGGTCGAACGTCTCGTCGGCCACCGGCTCGAAGAGGGAGCCCTCCCGCAGATCCGCCGGAGCCGCGCCGGAGAGCGCGAGGGTGAGCCGGGTGAAGTCCAGGGCACGCGGATTGAGGTCGGTGGCGGTGACGCGCGTCGCGTGCTGCGCCGCGTGGAGCGCCTGGATACCGGAGCCGGTGCCCAGGTCGAGGGCGGACGCGACCGGTGTCCGGACGGTGATCCCGGCGAGCGTGGTGGACGCGCCACCGACGCCGAGTACGACCCCCTCCTCGTGCGCGCCGATGCCCCCCGCGCCGCCGACGGCGCAGCCGAGATCGGAGACGATGAACCAGTCCTCGCCCCCGGGGCCGCCGTACGGGCGGACGTCGACGGTCGCCCGCACCTCGCCGTCCTCCTCGCGCACCCAGCCGTCCGCGACGCACTCGGCGAGGGGCAGGGCATTTTCGGCCCTCTTCACGGGAACGGCCCGCTGCAGGAGGAAGAGCCGCACCAGCGTGTCGAGCGCGGTGTCGCCCCGGGTGGCCCGTAGGGCGGGAACCGTCTCGGCCCGTGCGAGAGCCGCGTAAGCCGGCGCGCCGAGCAGCTCCAAGAGGCCGTCTGCGGTGAACGCGGCCGCGAGGAGCGCCTCACGGAGTGCGGGAACGTGCTCGGAGCGCGGCAGAACGGATGGCAAGGCGCTCGTCGGCGCGGTGGCACCCGTCGGCCCCTGAGCGCTCGCCGTTGCGGAGGCGCCGGCCGTCGCGGAAGGGCTCGTCGGTGCGGAGGGGCTCGTCGGTGCGGACGGGCGATTCGTACTCACGCCCCCATTGTGGCCGCTCCCGCCGACAACGGCAGCGGCCCGGCCCCCCACGAGGGAGGGCCGGGCCGACGCGCCGCTTCTCTCCGTGGCGCCGTCGCACCATGCCCGGAGACGAGCCCCCGGAGAAGTGCGGGCGCTACGACGCCTTCGCGGTGGCCTGGGCGCCCGACCCCGGGGAAGCCGAGGCGGAAGGGCTCTTGCAGCTGTCCTGCTTGGCCATCGCGCTCCCGAGTTCACCGGACTGCAGCTTGTTCAGCGCACTGGCGCCGTTGCTGCTCGTGTTCTTCAATTCGTCGGCGATGTCCTTCAGACCGTCGGCGAACTGCGCCTGGTCCTCGGTGTCGAGCGCGTCCACCTTGGTCTTGAGGTTCGCGTACGCCTTGGAAGCGTCGTTGAGCCCCTTCACCGCCTCCTGCTGCGTGGCCTCACCGTCGTCGACCGGGGGTGCGCCGGCCGAGTCGACGGCCGAGCCGAGCGCCTTGTACGCCTCCGAGATCTGCTGGAAGGCGGCCGAGTCGGTCTTCTGGACATCCGCCGGCTGACTGTTGTCCGCCGTCTGCTCCTGAATGGCGGCGTTCGCGGCCGCGATCTTCTGGAGTTGCGGCTGGACCTGGTCGCAGACCTTCTTGGCCCAGTCGTTCACCTTGTCGTCGCTGTCGCTGTCGTCACTGCAACCCGCAAGTGTCAGTACGAGCACCGCGCCGCCGGACAGTGCGGCCGCAAGCTTCTTGTTCACCGGATCGGTCCCTTCCCAGGCTCTCGGCCCCGGAACTTACACGCCAAGTGGGCTACATCCGGGCGCCCGCCAACCGGTTAAGCCTCTTTTCTAACCATTTGCACCAAGAGGATGGGGGGAGATTCAACTCACCTCCCCCCCGCGTCAATCAGGAGGACCACGGCGGAGCGCCCTTCCGAAAATCACCCGAACGGATGAAGGTCCCCCTTCGGGCGCCCGCAGACCCACCCAGCGCACAGGACGCCCCTTGAGATGACCCGTCAGGTCGCGGCGTCGGGTTCAGCGAGGCAGTCCTGAGTGTCCGTCACCTCGTCGGGCCGGGACGCTCCGCCGGCGCGGCGGCGCACTCGTGCTCGCGGGGCGCCGTGGTACCCGGGCCGGGCTGCGGACGTGGATACAGCTGCGGGTGTGGGTGTGGATACAGCTGCGGGTGCGGGCGCTCTCGAGGTGGTTGCTCGACGCGGCGTGTGGAGGGAGCGAGGGCACGGAGGACGAGGACGGGAGGACGAGGACTCCCACGCCGGACGTCACCGCGGCCGACCGCCATTCCGGATCCCCACGGTCACCGTCGGCTCGGCAGGCGCACACCGGCCGGGAGCACGGGCAGCAACGATCGGGGACGGGGACTTCAGTGCGCGTCCGCACTCGGCGACGGCGGGTAGGCGCAGACCGTGCTGTGTGGGGCCGCGGGGCGCCTCAGGACCGCCGTGAACGGCAGCTCTCACGTCTCGGGGGCACGACGGCGCACGCGTCGTCCATCAGACGCGGGAAGCCGACCCCAGGTCCCGGAAAGCCGAGCCGGGCCATCGGCTGAACCGACCGTTCGGCGTGCCCGGTCCGCCGAACCGGCCCTCTCGGTCGAGGGCGGCGCAGCTCGCCAGGTCAGGGGAAGGTGACCGCCGACGCGGTGGGCCACGTCATACGGATCACGCCGCCGTTCGCGCCGGACCGGACTTCCACGTCGTCGACCAGGCCCTTGATGACGGCGAGGCCCATCTCGTCCTCACCCTCACCGTCCGGCTCAGGCTCGGGCTCGTCGAGACCTACCGGTACCGCCGGCGAGTCCCTGCGCGCGCCGGGGACGGCGCCGCCGGCGTCGCTGCCCGGGCCCGGCACATCGTCGCCGACCTCGATGGAGAACGACTTCTCCTCATCCGTGAGCACCACGGCCACCGGGGTGACGATGCCATGTGCGTGATGCAGCCCCACCGCTCGGCTGCACGCCTCGCCCACAGCGAGTCTGACCTCGTCGAGCACCGCCTCGTCGACGCCCGCCCGGCGTGCCACAGCGGCCGCCACGAGGCGGGCCGTCCTGACATGTTCAGGCTGTGCACTGAAGCGGAGTTCAACGGTGGCCATGAGATCCCCCTCGAACGTTAGGGCGTGCGTATCAGAGGTGCGGACATGGCGTCCGTACCTCTGTTCTCCTCCCGGAGCCCACGGAGCGGACGACCGACCCCAGGGTCGGCCGTCGGCTCAATGCGGCCCGGCGCGGCTCTCTGCCGACCGGACCGTCCACGGTCCGCCGACCGGGGCCGGCGGACCGCTCCGACATCAGTCGGTGGCGGCGACAGCCTCGTCGACCGTGGTGTGAATGGGGAACACCTTGGTCAGGCCCGTGATCCGGAAGATCTTGAGAATGCGCTCCTGGTTGCAGACCAGGCGCAGTGAGCCCTCATGGGCCCGGACACGCTTCAGAAAGTGTTGGGTAACTGGTTGATTACTCGTGGTCGAGGTCGTCGGTGAGGCGTCGGGCCGCTTCGGTTTCGATGGGGCCGTGGGGTTCGATGGTTTCGCCGGCGAGGCGGGCGGCCATGAGCCGGATCATCGCAACCTTGATCATGGCTTCGGCGTGCGCCGTCTTGCGCTCGTAGTCGCGGGCCAACCGTCTGCACCGTCCCAGCCAGGAGAATGTTCGTTCCACCACCCACCTGCGGGGCAGCACCTGGAAGCCTTTCACGTCCGCGTTGCGTGGTACTGCGACGATCTCGACGTTCTCGTTGTCCGCCGCCCAGCGGATCAGTCCGGAATCGACGCGATTGACGTAGCCGCCGTCGACCCAGACCAGGCCGACCCGCGGAAACAGCTCCCGGATGCCGGTGAGGACCAGTTTCGCTCCGGCCCGGTCCTGGACCGAAGCGGAGTGCACCACGGCGCGCAGTACGAGCCCGCAGGTGTCCACCAGTAGATGGCGCTTGCGCCCGCGCACCCGTTTTCCCGCGTCGTAACCGATGCTCTCGCCACCCTGATGGGACTTCGCCGACTGCGAGTCCAGCACCGCGGCCGACGGCTCCGGATCACGACCCTCGGCCACCCGGATGCGGTCCCTCAACGCGTCATGGACCCGGTCCCAGGTCCCGTCGGCCGCCCATGACCTGAACCACCGGTAGGCGACGTCCCACGGGGCAAGATCATGCGGAACCAGCCGCCAGGCACACCCGGTGCCCAGCACGTACAGCACCGTGTCCAGGACCAGCCGACGCGAGAACTTCAGCGGACGGCCACCGCGCCGCAGGTCACGCACGGGCAGAAGCGGCTCGATCACCGCCCACTGAGCATCCGTCAACGACGTCTCGTAGCAAGGCTTACAGGAGCAGACGCACATGTAGATGATCTTCGCTGGCGCCCGACCCGCGAAGATCACCACCGTCGGCCACAGAACGCAAGCGATCAGTTACCCAACACTTTCTCAGGCCGCCCACCAGCACGCCGAGACCGGTGGAGTCGAGGAAGTCGACACCTTCCATGTCGACCACCAGGTGGTAACTGCCGTCATTCACCAACTCGACCAACTGCTCGCGCAGCTTGGGCGCGGTATACACATCAATCTCGCCACCGACCTCGACGACCGTACGGTCGCCACCAGGGCCGGACACATTGCGAGTCGACAGGGACAGGTCCACGGATCCTCCAGCACCTTGCTATCGAGCGGTCGCCCCTCGGTCTCCCCGACGGAGTCAGGGGACGGATCGCCAGCCGCGATGGCATTCAATCACTTACCTGCAGCCATGCACGACGCCTTGGGACCATTGTCCGTCACGCCAGTGACACACTCGGTGTCGATGGCCAAGAATCACCGCCCCAGCGGACCCGCCGAGAGCGGAGACTCCCGCCCCTCTCCCGACATGATCCTCGACCGGCTCGCCGCAGGGGCGGGCCGGGCCGCGCGCATCACTCATACGGAGCACTTGCCCCCGCGACCGGGAACCCATGCCATCTGGCCGAATCGCATCCGGCCGGAAGTGATCGCGGCGATCGGGCGTGCCGGAATCGACCATCCGTGGGTCCACCAGGCAGCCGCTGCGGAGTGCGCTCTCGACGGCGAATCCGTGGTGATCGCCACCGGTACGGCCTCCGGGAAGTCGCTCGCCTACCTCGCACCGGTCCTCAGCACGTTGCTCGACGGTTCCGAGGCCCCGAACGGACGTGCGGCGACCGCGCTCTACCTCTCCCCCACCAAGGCGCTCGCCGCCGACCAGCGCCGGTCGGTGAAGGCTCTCGCCGCCCCGCTCGGCAACGCGATCCGGCCCGCCGTCTACGACGGTGACACGCCGGTGGAAGAACGCGAATGGGTGCGTCAGTACGCCAATTACGTCCTCACCAATCCCGACATGCTGCACCGGGGAATCCTGCCGTCCCATCCCCGCTGGGCCTCCTTCCTCCGTGCCCTGCGCTTCGTCGTCGTCGACGAGTGCCACACCTACCGGGGCGTCTTCGGCTCGCACGTCGCCCAGGTGCTGCGCCGCCTGCGGCGGCTGTGCGCCCGGTACGGCTCCGACCCGGTCTTCCTGCTCGCCTCCGCGACCGCGGCCGAGCCGTCGGTCGCGGCCGGCCGGCTCACCGGAGTGCCGGTCCGGGAGATCGCCGACGACGCCTCGCCCCGCGGTGAACTCGTCTTCGCCCTGTGGGAGCCGCCGCTCACCGAGATGCACGGTGAGAAAGGCGCGCCCGTACGGCGTACGGCCACCGCCGAGACCGCCGATCTGCTCACCGACCTGACCCTCCAGGGGGTCCGCTCGGTGGCCTTCGTGCGCTCCCGGCGCGGCGCTGAACTCATCTCCGTCATCGCCAAGGAGCGGCTCGCCGAGGTCGACCGCTCGCTGCCGCGACGGGTCGCCGCCTATCGGGGCGGCTACCTGCCGGAGGAACGCCGAGCCCTGGAAAGCGCTCTGCACTCGGGCGAGCTGCTGGGTCTGGCCGCCACCACCGCACTCGAGCTGGGGATCGACGTCTCCGGTCTGGACGCCGTCGTCATCGCCGGCTACCCGGGCACCCGCGCGTCCCTCTGGCAGCAGGCCGGGCGGGCCGGCCGCGCGGGACAGGGCGCCCTGGCCGTACTGGTGGCGCGGGACGATCCGCTGGACACCTTCCTCGTGCACCACCCCGAAGCCCTGTTCCAGCAGCCCGTGGAGTCGACCGTCCTGGACCCGGACAACCCCTACGTGCTCGCCCCCCACCTGTGCGCGGCCGCCGCCGAACTACCGCTGACCGCCGCCGACATCGCACTTTTCGGGCCCACCGTGCCCGAGCTGCTTCCCCAGCTGGAAGCCGCGAAGCTGCTGCGCAGACGGGCGGCCGGCTGGCACTGGACCCGCCGTGAACGCGCGGCCGACCTCACCGACATCCGGGGTGGCGGAGGCCGGCCGGTGCAGATCGTCGAGGAGGGCACCGGCAGGCTGCTGGGCACCGTCGACGAGGCCGCTTCCCACACCTCGGTGCACGAGGGCGCCGTCCACCTCCATCAAGGGCGTACCTACCTGGTCCGGAAGCTGGACCTGGAGGACTCCGTCGCGCTCGTGGAGGAGGCGAGTCCGCCGTACTCGACGAACGCCCGCGACACCACCGCCATCACCGTCCTGGAGACCGACACGACGATCCCGTGGGGGGAGGGCAGGCTCTGTTACGGCTCCGTCGAAGTCACCAACCAGGTGGTCTCCTTCCTGCGACGCAAGCTGATCACCGGAGAGGTACTGGGCGAGACGAAGCTCGAACTGCCGCCCCGGACGCTGCGGACCCGGGCCGTCTGGTGGACCGTCACCGAGGACCAACTCGACGCCGCGCGGATCAATCCGGAGATCCTCGGGGGTGCGCTCCATGCCGCCGAACACGCCTCGATCGGCATGCTTCCCCTCTTCGCCACCTGCGACCGCTGGGACATCGGCGGGGTGTCCGTACCGCTGCACCCGGACACCCTGCTGCCCACCGTCTTCGTGTACGACGGCCACCCCGGCGGCGCCGGATTCGCCGAGCGGGCCTTCCACACCGCCCGAGCCTGGCTCTCGGCGACGCGTGAAGCCATTGCCTCCTGCGAGTGCGAGGCGGGCTGTCCGTCCTGCATCCAGTCCCCCAAGTGCGGCAACGGCAACGAGCCCCTGCACAAGCGTGGCGCGCTGAGGCTTCTGACGGAGCTCCTCAAGGCTGCCCCTGCGGATCCGCCGACCCCGGGAAGTCGGGAGCCCCGGTCGGGACCGGAAGACCGGGAGGACCCGGCAGGCCCGGAGGACCGGGCGGACCAGGCGGACCCGCGCGGGACCTGACCTCCGGCGCGTACGGACCGAAGGCAGCCCGGGCCGTCACGTCGGCGATTTCGCCTCGCACCGAGCACCTCACCACGACGGCCCCTTGCGCGTCCGCCACCCGCCGGGCCGCCGCACAGGCGGGTCCGGTGCCGTGGGAGGCACGGTCGGCTGCCGCGAGCGCGGCCAGATCAGCCGCACCACCCGCACGGTGCCGGGCCGCGACCGCCTGCCCCAATGCCAGGATCACGACGAACACCGCAGAGAGGCTGGCCACCGCCAGAGCCACCCACACGGTCGCCACCCCACGATCACCGCATCGCGCGTCGAGCGGCAGCGGACGGATCAGCCGGACCAGCCGGCTTTGAGAACCCGGTCCCGTCAGCCGGATCAACCGGGCCGGTCGGCTCAGCCGCCCCGACCCGGTCAGCCGGAGCAGTCGGAGCGGTGGGAGCAGTCGGAGCGGTGGGAGCGGTGGGAGCGGTGGGAGCGGTCGGCTCATGGCGGGCTCCCCGCGCCGAGCGGGCGATCCCCGGCGCCTCCGGCGCCTCCTGCGCCCACGGTGTCCGAGGGACCCTCGGCCTCCGAGGGGTCCGCGGTCCCTGCGGTATCCACGGGGCCTCCTCCCAGAGCGTCTCCGGCCTGTGGACTGTCTGAGGTACCTCCCTCGGCGACGGCGCCCACGCCGTCATCGTCACCCACCGAGTCCTCCGCCAGGGCTGCCGCCTCGGCGCTCAGAGTGAGGGCCAAGGACCGCGGGCCGGGGGTGGGAGCCTCCACACGCACGTGCCAGAGCGTGCCCTCCCGCCGCACGACGACCTCCGCCCGGGCGGGCGCCGCCGCTCGGACGGCCTCCCGCACGGCCGACTCCGGCTCCGAACGCGCCGCGGCCCGCGCACCGGCCCGCGCGGCGTCCACGCACCGGATCTGGTCGGCTGCTGCCACGAGGGCCCAGACCAGGACCACGGCCAGTGCCACCAGCGCGGGCAGAACCATCGCCGCCTCGGCGGTCACCGAGCCCCGGTCCGCGCCGCCAGCGCGGTGACGGACACTGCCGCCACCCCGCGTCCGCTTACTCGCCGCCTCCCAACCCCGCTCAGAACGAGCCATCGAGCGCGCCCTTGATCAATGACTGCAAAGCGTCCTGCACAGCACTGCTGTTGACCACCTTGTAGAGCACGGCGGCGAACGCACAGGCAGCGATCGTTCCCATGGCGTACTCGGACGTGGTCATTCCGCGATCGGACCGGCCGAAGCGCCGGAACCACCTGTCCCGCCACAGGGTCGCGCGTCGTCCCGCAACCGGCACGAGCAGCCGGAACCGGTCACGTGCCGGTCCCGCCCCCATCCTCCGAGGGCTCCGGCCGTGTCGGCCGCGGCGCGTACCGCCACAGGTACCGTCCACCATGATTCCGCTCGTTTCGATACTCATCTCGACCCTCGTTCCGCCCGTGTCGGGCATGGTTGGACGACGGGAGCGCCCGCGGCGCGCCCGTGTGAGAACACGTGGCCCGGACAGAGATCCGGTCCGACCGGTTCACCCGGCGTGCAGGAGTCCCCCGGCCAGGCCGACGATCACCGGCGCGACACCGACTGACAGGAAGGCCGGGAGGAAGCAGAGCCCCACCGGTGCGGTGATCAGGACACCCGCGCGCTGGGCCTTCGCCACGGCCGCATCGGCACGTGCGGCGCGTATGGCGTCGGCCAGCCGGGCGACGGGCTCCGCCGCCGGGGCCCCGGTCTCACCGGCGCGGTTCAGGCACCGGGCCAACGGGCCCGCTCCCGGGAGTTCCCCCAGGCGGTCCCACGCCAGGGAAGGATCACCGCCCAGCCGGATCTCGGCGGCCGCGTGGAGCAGCCGTGCGCCGACCGGTCCTGGGAGCGACTCCCCCACGGCCTCCGCCGCCTGCCAGGGGCCGGCTCCGGCAGAGATACACGCAGCCAGCAGGTCGGCTGCCAGGGGCAGTTGCCGGGAAGCCGCCACTCGATCCTCCGCCGAGTCACCGGAAGCTCCGGAACACCGGGCCCGCCAAGTCCGCCGGAAGCGCCACACCGCAGCGGCCGCCCCCACCCCGGCCAGGGTTCCCGTCGCACCCCCCACGAGGATGCCCACCAACAGGCCCGCGCCGACCGGTTCTCCCCACCGCGCCACCGCCTCACGGGCTCCCCGGGCTCCAGGGACTCCCCGGGCCACCCGCGGCGACGGCCGCCACGGCCCCCTCCCGCGCGACGGTTCCCTCTCACCCGGCGTCCCCGCGCCGCTCGCCGCTCCACTCCCGCTCGACGTACCCGCGCCTCGGACCGTCCCGGCGAAGAGCGCCCGGTACCGCTTGCGCCGGGCCCGTTCCCGCCGACCGCAGGCATCCGAGTGCACCGCGCAGAGGGCTGCCGCACACACCGGAACCCATATCCCCAGGCTG
This window encodes:
- a CDS encoding small secreted protein gives rise to the protein MNKKLAAALSGGAVLVLTLAGCSDDSDSDDKVNDWAKKVCDQVQPQLQKIAAANAAIQEQTADNSQPADVQKTDSAAFQQISEAYKALGSAVDSAGAPPVDDGEATQQEAVKGLNDASKAYANLKTKVDALDTEDQAQFADGLKDIADELKNTSSNGASALNKLQSGELGSAMAKQDSCKSPSASASPGSGAQATAKAS
- the topA gene encoding type I DNA topoisomerase gives rise to the protein MSPTSETAQGGRRLVIVESPAKAKTIKGYLGPGYVVEASVGHIRDLPSGAAEVPDEYTGEVRRLGVDVDNDFQPIYVVNADKKAQVRKLKQLLAESDELFLATDEDREGEAIAWHLQEVLKPKVPVHRMVFHEITKDAIRAAVANPRELNQRMVDAQETRRILDRLYGYEVSPVLWKKVMPRLSAGRVQSVATRLVVERERERIAFRSASYWDLTGTFATGRTGDASDPSTLIARLSTVDGRRVAQGRDFGADGQLKAASGQVMHLDETNARALAAALADSTFAVRSVESKPYRRSPYAPFRTTTLQQEASRKLGFGAKATMQVAQKLYENGFITYMRTDSTTLSETAVTAARAQVTQLYGANYLPEKPRTYAGKVKNAQEAHEAIRPSGDRFRTPAETGLTGDQFRLYELIWKRTVASQMKDAVGNSVTVKIGGRASDGRDSEFSASGKTITFHGFMKAYVEGADDPNAELDDRERRLPQVAEGDALSAEEITADGHATKPPARYTEASLVKELEEREIGRPSTYASIIGTILDRGYVFKKGTALVPSFLSFAVVNLLEKHFGRLVDYDFTARMEDDLDRIARGEAQSVPWLKRFYFGAGEDTAGAGRASDAGNGDGDHLGGLKELVTDLGAIDAREISSFPVGNDIKLRVGRYGPYIERGEKDSEGHQRADVPEDLAPDELTVELAEELLAKPSGDFELGADPVSGNQIIAKDGRYGPYVTEVLPEGTPKTGKNAVKPRTASLFKSMSLDTVTLADALKLMSLPRVVGQDADGVEITAQNGRYGPYLKKGTDSRSLTSEDQLFDITLDEALAIYAQPKQRGRAAAKPPLKELGTDPVSGAPVVVKDGRFGPYVTDGETNATLRTDDSVEAITPERGYELLAEKRAKGPVKKKTAAKKAPAKKASTAKKAPAKKTTAAAKKTTAKKTTTAAKKTAAKKATSSAASSATPTED
- a CDS encoding class I SAM-dependent methyltransferase, whose amino-acid sequence is MPSVLPRSEHVPALREALLAAAFTADGLLELLGAPAYAALARAETVPALRATRGDTALDTLVRLFLLQRAVPVKRAENALPLAECVADGWVREEDGEVRATVDVRPYGGPGGEDWFIVSDLGCAVGGAGGIGAHEEGVVLGVGGASTTLAGITVRTPVASALDLGTGSGIQALHAAQHATRVTATDLNPRALDFTRLTLALSGAAPADLREGSLFEPVADETFDLIVSNPPFVISPGARLTYRDGGMGGDDLCRTLVQQSGDRLNDGGYAQFLANWQHVEGEEWQDRLRSWVPEGCDAWIVQREVQDITQYAELWLRDSGDHRSDPAEYTARYESWLDAFEARGTTAVGFGWITVRKSAAAAAGKPSVVVEEWPHSIEQPLGPAVLAHFARQDYLRAQDDASLLAGHFTLAEEVVQEQVGLPGAEDPEHVVLRQHRGMRRATKVDSVGAGFAGVCDGSLPAGRILDAIAQLMGEDPVLLRDRTPQAIRLLVEEGFLEPVAPGPDGTGPIV
- a CDS encoding ATP-binding protein encodes the protein MATVELRFSAQPEHVRTARLVAAAVARRAGVDEAVLDEVRLAVGEACSRAVGLHHAHGIVTPVAVVLTDEEKSFSIEVGDDVPGPGSDAGGAVPGARRDSPAVPVGLDEPEPEPDGEGEDEMGLAVIKGLVDDVEVRSGANGGVIRMTWPTASAVTFP
- a CDS encoding IS5 family transposase — its product is MCVCSCKPCYETSLTDAQWAVIEPLLPVRDLRRGGRPLKFSRRLVLDTVLYVLGTGCAWRLVPHDLAPWDVAYRWFRSWAADGTWDRVHDALRDRIRVAEGRDPEPSAAVLDSQSAKSHQGGESIGYDAGKRVRGRKRHLLVDTCGLVLRAVVHSASVQDRAGAKLVLTGIRELFPRVGLVWVDGGYVNRVDSGLIRWAADNENVEIVAVPRNADVKGFQVLPRRWVVERTFSWLGRCRRLARDYERKTAHAEAMIKVAMIRLMAARLAGETIEPHGPIETEAARRLTDDLDHE